In one window of Oceanispirochaeta sp. M1 DNA:
- a CDS encoding DUF1835 domain-containing protein, with product MNLYSIRYHIVFGDSAAGCLKYFLSNIKNVKATNVISISDDYSCGPLNNYDTKEGESNRILWMDQLLEMTHTDSESIKYYHDRISIFKDSLRNIEKTERIIIWYANNISDYIGLRYLSSILDNNDMNIYGINVSKSLNSEKTYGSYKPKSLGEISPENLELYLPSCKNIDNTLWTEFYKNWCTITDNNYTLRILDKSEVAYVDDTYYDPLIMRIPAKTDSPTGNKRTPPGTRKILKDIIVGCPFIVNQLNTFSS from the coding sequence ATGAATCTTTATAGCATAAGATACCATATAGTTTTTGGAGATTCTGCAGCCGGATGTCTGAAATATTTTCTTAGTAATATAAAAAACGTAAAGGCAACAAATGTAATAAGTATTTCTGATGATTATTCATGTGGTCCATTAAATAATTACGATACCAAAGAAGGTGAATCGAATAGGATTCTTTGGATGGATCAATTATTAGAAATGACTCATACAGATAGTGAATCAATAAAGTACTATCATGATAGAATCAGCATATTTAAAGATTCATTAAGAAACATTGAAAAGACTGAAAGGATAATAATTTGGTATGCAAATAACATATCAGATTATATTGGCTTGAGGTATCTTTCTTCAATCCTAGATAATAATGATATGAATATCTATGGAATTAATGTATCGAAATCTTTAAATAGCGAGAAGACATACGGTTCATATAAACCAAAATCATTAGGCGAAATATCTCCAGAAAATTTAGAATTATATTTACCAAGTTGTAAAAATATTGATAATACCCTTTGGACTGAATTTTATAAAAATTGGTGCACTATTACTGATAACAATTATACACTTAGAATACTGGATAAGAGCGAAGTAGCTTATGTTGATGATACTTATTATGATCCACTGATAATGCGGATTCCGGCGAAAACGGACAGCCCTACCGGGAATAAACGGACACCTCCTGGAACCAGGAAAATCCTCAAAGATATTATTGTAGGGTGTCCGTTTATTGTCAATCAATTGAATACATTTTCTTC